The Notoacmeibacter ruber DNA segment ATCTTTTCGGAGAGTAATGCCCGTGGACCAAACCGTGTCTCTTGCCGGACCGTTCGGTACCGGCTTCGTCCTGGGCGCCACGCTGATCATCGCCATCGGCGCGCAGAATGCCTTCATTCTGCGGCAGGGACTTATGCGCCGGCATGTCTTCATCCTCTGCCTCGTCTGCTCTCTATCGGATGCGTTGCTGATCGCAGCCGGCGTGGCCGGGCTCGGAACACTCATCGCTGAATCGCCTGCTCTCATTTACTGGGTGACGCTCGGCGGCGCGATTTTTCTTTTCTGCTACGCGCTGATCGCTTTTCGGCGTGCCTTGCGACCGAGCGCCATGGCGGAATCCTCTGCGGGCAGGGATAAGTCGGGCGGTCTGGCGGCCGCGATGGCCGCTTGCCTCGCCTTCACCTTCCTCAACCCTCATGTCTATCTGGATACGGTGCTTCTGCTCGGCTCGCTGTCGGCCCGCTATGACGGGGCGGGACGGACGGCTTACGGAGCTGGCGCGATGGCGGCGTCATTTGTCTGGTTCTTTGCGCTGGGGTATGGCGCACGCCTTTTATCGCCGGTTTTCGCACGCCCCAAGGCCTGGCGCGTCCTCGACGGCCTGATCGGAATCATTATGGCAGCGATTGGCGCCAAGCTTCTGATGCAGCTTTAAAAGTTCCGCTATTTAGGGGCAATCGGAGTCGCGGACGTAGCGCGCTTTGACGTAGCCTTTCGTGACCCGGTCGCTTTCATAATGAGTGACAGGGCACCAGCGTGAGCCCCATGGCCGGTTGAGGGGGATGCACTTAGCGTCCAGATGGATGATGCCGTGCCGTCGCGGCGGCAATTGATCGACGATGGCGGAACGGGCACTCGGACGGGCGCGCATGTTCAGCACATCGTAGGGAGCGACATTGACGACGTAGAGGCAACCGGGACCGGACGTAGCAAAGGACGCGCCTGAAGTCGCGGTCAGTAAAAAAGCTGTCGCAGCAGCCAGCAGCAAGGGGTATCGGCTCATCTCTGAAACCTCCGATCAATGCCCCTCATCGGAAAATTGCCCGACAAGCGAGTGGGAGGCAAGATGAAAGGTCCGTTCGGATCACCTATCTCGCTCAAATGCCCTAGCAAGAACGGCGGAAACCCGAAAATTCGTCAGCGATTCACTTGGAGCGGCGCGAACTGTCGGCGCAGCGTCCCGCCACGGCACCCGACACGGCGGGATGGGCAATGTTCTTGTACTGCGGCTCGAGACGGACACCGCAATGGCTATAGGTCTCGCGCTGTTTGTTCTTGCGGGC contains these protein-coding regions:
- a CDS encoding LysE/ArgO family amino acid transporter, with protein sequence MDQTVSLAGPFGTGFVLGATLIIAIGAQNAFILRQGLMRRHVFILCLVCSLSDALLIAAGVAGLGTLIAESPALIYWVTLGGAIFLFCYALIAFRRALRPSAMAESSAGRDKSGGLAAAMAACLAFTFLNPHVYLDTVLLLGSLSARYDGAGRTAYGAGAMAASFVWFFALGYGARLLSPVFARPKAWRVLDGLIGIIMAAIGAKLLMQL